A single uncultured Methanobrevibacter sp. DNA region contains:
- a CDS encoding S-layer family protein, giving the protein MSLKRTFGVLILLLVLLSVSAVSAENISDSTNNTYYASDDVQKDFSSLQTDIDNSQGVFNLDYDVKHGDDESDVYGITITKSMTINGNGHTIDANNYGGIFIVKDSSVVLTLNDLTLINANPVSNDAGIVSDGGAIFFSGSSLMVNNVNFKNNTVYKFGGAIYTTGTCIVDNSVFDGNDVEYRSANIDAGGAAIYADKGAMLLLSNSQIINNLKNMVIRNNNVGDLIDGVVTVTGYTKISKSYFGNNSGCYGGAVTSLGYLFDRNTVIIEDSTFDGNRAFQGSAVNIYTSIFKISGTKFLNNKGVGYGSGNPNVGALLTWYGCEGTISKCDFINNTAENGAAYRCGDDRRTNSSAIVDSCTFINNTASKYGGAIYEGGQLGTFNLNIKNSTFIDNSAKKDGSAIYNGYTLTIDNDSTFTNNTLYNYYSATLNLDEIKTFSDLQRAVSIVEGYVTLTSNVTMLDSEAAKFVNGIVVDHMVNIRANGFTINANNLGRIFNVTSTGNLNIYNGNLINGKADIGGAIYNNGKVYAYNSTFKNNTADTMGGAIFNNANLEIQKCIIDGNDIIKRTASSAEDYGGAAIYNWYGATLKITNSTISNNLKNYKNGDRVLGAVTSLGTATIQKNSYFINNSGRWGGAICSSGNALSGTKVNKLTISDATFSENKGLYGAGIFISGSNFEIKNSVFDGNSAFGKGDMTPNNNNGAAIVVSDTKKSITGKITGTKFTNNKAQYGGALDICAGKITISTSEFVNNSADVEGGAIVVDSAISDAKVTISNSKFINNSAKYGGAICNMLDLTIKNSEFSDNNPDAIFNHVKWGGNLDLGIKTFTDLQNAVNLVSSTLTLNSNIAMSDDEAVNFVNGVVVNKNLVIDGRGHTVDARNLGRIFSVGAGYTVTLTNITLINGKADKGGAVYNDGKLTISNANLNSNTADKFGGAVFNNGDLIVKDSVFDANDIIDRKSDSVDHGGAAIYNWYDGTLVVSGSNFTNNIKNYNNGDRLVGAIATMGGITITGSTFVNNSGRWGGAISTAGYLLSGDDVGTLNVVDSIFKDNVALYGGAIDIVGNNYIISNSVFDNNTALGKGDMTPNNNNGGAIVVTDSGKTIVGTIEKSNFTNNNAHYGGALWINEGEITISTSLFENNTAVEDGGAIGFGSAYHNVIASVEDSIFKNNFAKYAGAITNTKYLTVDNSTFIDNVKGTILNQKDINMNIKDFTGLQNAVNWVDGILILDSDIAMSDDEAVNFVNGVVINKNLIINGRGHTVDARNLGRIFSVGAEYTVTLTNINLVNGKADIGGAVYNEGKLTISNANLNSNTAGKFGGAVFNNGDLIVRNSVFDANDIIDRKSDSVDHGGAAIYNWYDGTLVVSGSNFTNNIKNYNNGDNLVGAVTSIGNATISGSTFINNFGRWGGALSATGAELRKNTSTLTLSNSVFKDNTALYGGAVYVWGSNYNIADCVFDNNTALGKGNMTPNNNNGGALVVSQVSKFKESITGTITGSNFTNNKAQYGGAAWFNKGSVTIEDSIFENNTATAEGGALGFSPVRNDLIVTINNASFTNNSAILGGAIYNNVGLNVTNSSFNNNKATNHGDIIFNDVKGSLTIENNEYLGLSEDKTPIYNTGNLSSKIEVIILGNKTVDVAYGKEIPLTAVIYVDGVLVSGEKLFFEIEGKNILATSLVNGTYIAYCEVSSIGEKLVNANYNVASEVVIKTAILNVVQGPINLDVDVSDINVGDLQIITINVPKDATGLLTIMMNGEDYILPIYDGKAMFYYPDLTAGHYEFTVSYSGDKNYLANTTTAQFDVNKLTADFNVNIWGELVFGEIGIVSINLPSDINGIIDVYIDGEKYTVNVVNGIATFGLPELSVGSHVLSVNYGGNDKYLTNEVTMDFGIVKANPSLNIIINNVDYDNVFVINAVLTGVNNAPLTGNVIVTVNGKQYTVNVVDGKGILVADKLATGSYDFAANWAGNDNYNFAQDSGNFNVNKIASTIDVLVDDINVGEDVTINVNVPVDATGNVVISVNGEDYIASIVDGKATKIISNLKAGSYDVTVKYDGDNNYNGASSAAKFVVSKVNPVIDVIADNIVFGNDLTVNVVLSSDATGDVVITVNGKDYTVTIINGKATQAISGLDAGDHNIVVKYIGDDKYSPVEITKTVSVAKANPVLDVVIDDVDYNNVFTIEATLNGVNNAKLTGDVIVTVNGKDYTVKVVDGKGTLEGINLPAGSYDFTAKFNGNNNYDPVIDSSNFKVNKLNSTIDISVDNIKVGENLTIAVTVPVDATGDVIITVDDVDYVATIVNGKAIKVVSNLKANDYVVNVRYDGDNNYNATQNATTVSVSKISDYDMSIDILEDVKVGDDVIIIVNVPKDAAGKVTIVVDGIYYSAVVDNGIAKIIVSNLELGDHSVSAIFSDDKYSQNEVNSTIVVSKVSDYDMNITIPEVKSGSDTTITIDVPNDATGTVTVEINGTKYVGVINNGGANVTISALDVGQYDVTVTYSGDEKYNSMTKKENITVIQNTDVNLNVEDIVMFYHDGTRLIAILTDYLGNPIANATLYFTINGQTYSRITDENGNASIALNLISGIYQATISYNGSEIYGNASKNITVTINSTIDGQNIVKMYQNGTQFFATFYDNYGNILANTLVRFNINGVFYTRTTDENGTARLAINLRPGEYILTAYNNVSGEERGFNITVKSLIETADLTKYFQNASKFEATIYNKDGSLAIGKDVTFNINGVFYTRTTDENGIARLAINLRPGNHIITTIVDDLEVGNNITVLPTLITEDLEMTFKDGSSFNAKIVDGQGMPLSNQNVTFNVNGLFYYKVTNDEGIASLTINLMSGEYVITSIWNDFQVGNTIKIV; this is encoded by the coding sequence ATGAGTCTAAAAAGAACGTTTGGTGTCTTAATTCTTTTATTAGTGCTTTTAAGTGTATCTGCTGTTTCTGCAGAAAATATATCTGACAGTACTAATAATACTTATTATGCATCAGATGATGTTCAAAAAGATTTTTCATCTCTTCAAACGGATATTGATAATTCTCAAGGCGTTTTTAACCTTGATTATGATGTTAAACATGGAGATGATGAAAGTGATGTTTATGGTATAACAATTACCAAAAGCATGACTATAAATGGAAATGGTCATACAATTGATGCTAATAATTATGGGGGAATATTTATAGTAAAAGATTCTTCTGTTGTATTAACATTAAATGATTTGACTTTAATTAATGCAAATCCTGTTTCTAATGATGCAGGGATTGTAAGTGACGGAGGAGCTATATTCTTTAGTGGTTCTTCATTAATGGTAAATAATGTGAATTTCAAAAATAATACTGTCTATAAATTTGGTGGTGCAATTTATACTACTGGAACTTGTATTGTAGATAATTCTGTTTTTGATGGAAATGATGTGGAGTACCGTAGTGCAAATATTGATGCAGGTGGTGCAGCTATTTATGCAGATAAGGGAGCTATGTTACTTCTTTCTAATTCACAAATAATTAATAACCTTAAAAACATGGTTATTCGTAATAACAATGTTGGTGATCTTATAGATGGTGTAGTAACTGTAACAGGTTATACTAAAATTTCAAAATCTTATTTTGGAAATAATAGTGGATGTTATGGTGGGGCAGTAACTTCTTTAGGTTATCTTTTTGACAGAAACACTGTTATTATTGAAGACTCAACATTTGATGGAAATAGAGCATTCCAGGGATCTGCTGTAAATATTTACACATCTATTTTTAAAATATCTGGAACTAAATTTTTAAACAATAAAGGTGTAGGTTATGGAAGTGGAAATCCAAATGTTGGTGCACTTCTCACATGGTATGGTTGTGAAGGTACTATATCCAAGTGTGATTTCATAAATAATACTGCAGAAAATGGTGCTGCTTATAGATGTGGTGATGATAGAAGGACTAATTCTAGTGCTATTGTTGATAGTTGTACTTTTATAAACAACACTGCAAGTAAATATGGTGGAGCTATATATGAAGGTGGTCAATTAGGTACATTTAACTTAAATATTAAAAATTCCACATTTATTGATAACTCTGCAAAAAAAGATGGAAGTGCTATTTATAATGGATATACATTAACTATTGACAATGATTCTACATTTACTAACAATACTCTTTATAATTATTATAGTGCTACTTTAAATTTAGATGAGATTAAAACATTTTCTGATTTACAAAGAGCTGTAAGTATAGTTGAAGGTTATGTTACTTTGACTTCTAATGTAACTATGTTAGATAGTGAAGCAGCTAAATTTGTAAATGGTATTGTTGTTGATCATATGGTTAATATTAGAGCTAATGGTTTTACTATTAATGCTAATAATTTAGGCAGAATATTCAATGTTACTTCAACAGGTAACTTAAATATTTATAATGGTAATTTAATTAATGGTAAAGCAGATATTGGTGGTGCAATATATAATAATGGTAAAGTATATGCTTATAACTCTACTTTTAAAAATAACACTGCTGATACAATGGGTGGTGCAATATTCAATAATGCTAATCTTGAAATTCAAAAATGTATTATTGATGGAAATGATATAATTAAACGTACTGCTTCCAGTGCTGAAGATTATGGTGGTGCAGCTATATATAATTGGTATGGTGCTACTTTAAAAATTACTAACAGTACTATATCTAATAATCTTAAAAACTATAAAAATGGTGATCGTGTTCTTGGTGCTGTAACATCTCTTGGTACTGCAACTATTCAAAAAAATTCTTATTTCATTAATAACTCTGGTCGTTGGGGTGGAGCTATATGCTCTTCAGGTAATGCATTATCAGGTACTAAAGTTAATAAATTAACTATTAGTGATGCAACATTTAGTGAAAACAAAGGATTATATGGTGCAGGTATATTTATATCTGGATCTAACTTTGAAATAAAAAACTCTGTATTTGATGGTAATTCTGCTTTTGGTAAAGGTGATATGACTCCTAATAACAATAATGGAGCAGCTATTGTAGTATCTGATACTAAAAAATCTATTACTGGAAAAATAACTGGTACTAAATTTACTAATAATAAAGCACAATATGGTGGAGCTCTTGATATATGTGCTGGTAAAATTACAATTTCCACTTCTGAATTTGTAAATAATAGTGCAGATGTTGAAGGTGGAGCTATTGTTGTTGATTCTGCAATATCTGATGCTAAAGTTACTATTAGTAATTCTAAATTTATAAATAACTCCGCAAAATATGGTGGTGCAATATGCAACATGTTGGATTTAACTATTAAAAATTCTGAATTTTCAGATAATAATCCTGATGCTATATTTAATCATGTTAAATGGGGAGGAAATCTTGATTTAGGTATTAAAACTTTTACTGATTTACAAAATGCTGTAAATCTTGTTTCAAGTACTTTAACTCTTAACTCTAATATTGCTATGTCTGATGATGAAGCTGTTAATTTTGTTAATGGTGTTGTTGTTAATAAAAATTTAGTCATTGATGGTAGAGGTCATACTGTTGATGCTAGGAATTTAGGTAGGATTTTCTCTGTTGGTGCAGGATACACAGTTACTCTAACTAATATTACATTAATTAATGGTAAAGCTGATAAAGGTGGAGCTGTTTATAATGATGGTAAGTTAACTATTTCTAATGCTAATTTAAATAGCAATACTGCTGATAAGTTTGGTGGTGCTGTATTTAATAATGGTGATTTAATAGTTAAAGATAGTGTGTTTGATGCTAATGATATTATTGATCGTAAGTCTGATAGTGTTGATCATGGTGGTGCAGCTATTTACAATTGGTATGATGGTACTTTAGTTGTATCTGGTTCTAATTTCACTAATAATATTAAAAATTATAATAATGGTGATAGGTTAGTTGGTGCTATAGCTACTATGGGTGGTATTACAATTACTGGTTCTACATTTGTTAATAACTCTGGCCGTTGGGGTGGAGCTATTTCTACTGCAGGTTATTTATTATCTGGTGATGATGTTGGAACATTAAATGTTGTTGATTCAATATTTAAAGACAATGTTGCTTTATATGGTGGAGCTATTGATATTGTAGGAAACAATTATATTATCTCTAACTCTGTATTTGATAATAATACTGCTCTTGGTAAAGGTGACATGACTCCTAATAACAATAATGGTGGAGCTATTGTAGTAACAGATTCTGGTAAGACTATTGTTGGTACTATTGAAAAATCTAATTTCACTAATAATAATGCTCACTATGGTGGTGCTTTATGGATTAATGAAGGCGAAATTACAATTTCTACTTCCTTATTTGAAAACAACACTGCTGTTGAAGATGGTGGTGCTATTGGATTTGGTTCAGCATATCATAATGTAATTGCTAGTGTAGAAGATAGTATATTTAAAAATAACTTTGCTAAATATGCTGGAGCTATAACAAACACTAAATATTTAACTGTAGATAATTCTACATTCATAGACAATGTTAAAGGTACAATATTAAATCAAAAAGATATTAATATGAATATTAAAGATTTCACTGGTTTACAAAATGCTGTGAATTGGGTTGATGGAATTTTAATTCTTGATTCTGACATTGCTATGTCTGATGATGAAGCTGTTAATTTTGTTAATGGTGTAGTTATTAATAAAAATTTAATAATTAATGGTAGGGGACATACTGTTGATGCTAGGAATTTAGGTAGGATTTTCTCTGTTGGTGCAGAATACACAGTTACTTTAACTAATATTAATTTAGTAAATGGTAAAGCTGATATAGGTGGAGCTGTTTATAATGAGGGTAAGTTAACTATTTCTAATGCTAATTTAAATAGCAATACTGCTGGTAAATTTGGTGGTGCTGTATTTAATAATGGTGATTTAATAGTTAGAAATAGTGTGTTTGATGCTAATGATATTATTGATCGTAAGTCTGATAGTGTTGATCATGGTGGTGCAGCTATTTATAACTGGTATGATGGTACTTTAGTTGTATCTGGTTCTAATTTCACTAATAATATTAAAAATTATAATAATGGAGATAATTTAGTAGGTGCTGTAACTTCTATTGGTAATGCTACTATTAGTGGTTCTACCTTTATCAACAACTTTGGTCGTTGGGGTGGAGCTCTCTCTGCTACTGGTGCTGAACTACGTAAAAACACAAGTACTTTAACATTATCTAACTCTGTATTTAAAGATAACACTGCATTATATGGTGGTGCTGTTTATGTTTGGGGATCTAATTATAATATAGCTGATTGTGTATTTGATAATAATACTGCTCTTGGTAAAGGTAATATGACTCCTAATAACAATAATGGTGGAGCTCTTGTAGTATCTCAAGTATCTAAATTTAAAGAATCAATCACAGGAACTATAACTGGTTCTAATTTCACTAATAATAAAGCTCAATATGGTGGTGCAGCTTGGTTTAATAAAGGATCTGTAACTATTGAAGATTCTATATTTGAAAATAACACTGCAACTGCTGAAGGTGGAGCTCTTGGATTTAGTCCAGTACGTAATGATTTAATTGTAACAATAAACAATGCTTCATTTACAAATAATAGTGCAATTCTAGGTGGAGCTATTTATAATAATGTAGGTTTAAATGTTACTAATTCAAGTTTTAATAATAATAAAGCTACAAATCATGGAGATATTATCTTTAATGATGTAAAAGGTAGTTTAACTATAGAAAATAATGAATATCTTGGTTTAAGTGAAGATAAAACTCCAATTTATAACACAGGTAATTTATCTTCAAAAATAGAAGTTATAATATTAGGTAATAAAACAGTTGATGTAGCATATGGTAAAGAAATTCCTTTAACTGCAGTTATTTATGTTGATGGTGTTTTAGTATCTGGTGAAAAATTATTCTTTGAAATTGAAGGTAAAAATATTCTTGCAACTAGTTTAGTAAATGGTACTTACATTGCATATTGTGAGGTAAGTAGTATTGGTGAAAAACTTGTAAATGCTAATTATAATGTTGCTTCAGAAGTTGTTATTAAAACAGCTATATTAAATGTAGTTCAAGGTCCAATTAATTTAGATGTTGATGTAAGTGATATTAATGTTGGTGATCTTCAAATAATCACAATTAATGTTCCTAAAGATGCAACTGGACTTTTAACTATTATGATGAATGGTGAAGATTATATATTGCCTATTTATGATGGAAAAGCAATGTTCTATTATCCTGATTTAACTGCAGGGCATTATGAATTTACTGTAAGTTACTCTGGAGATAAAAACTACTTGGCAAATACAACCACTGCACAATTTGATGTTAATAAATTAACTGCAGATTTTAATGTCAATATTTGGGGTGAACTTGTATTTGGTGAAATTGGTATTGTATCCATTAATTTACCTTCTGATATTAATGGTATAATAGATGTTTATATAGATGGTGAAAAATACACTGTAAATGTTGTTAATGGTATTGCAACTTTTGGATTACCTGAATTAAGTGTTGGTTCTCATGTCCTCTCTGTTAATTATGGTGGAAATGATAAATATTTAACTAATGAAGTTACTATGGATTTCGGCATAGTTAAAGCAAATCCGTCTTTAAATATAATAATCAATAATGTTGATTATGATAATGTCTTTGTTATTAACGCTGTTTTAACTGGTGTTAATAATGCTCCTTTAACTGGAAATGTAATTGTAACTGTAAATGGTAAACAATACACTGTTAATGTTGTTGATGGTAAAGGTATTTTAGTCGCTGATAAATTAGCTACTGGTTCTTATGATTTCGCTGCTAATTGGGCTGGAAATGATAATTATAATTTTGCACAAGATTCTGGCAATTTCAATGTTAATAAGATAGCTTCTACAATTGATGTTTTAGTTGATGACATTAATGTTGGTGAAGATGTAACTATTAATGTTAATGTCCCTGTTGATGCAACAGGCAATGTGGTTATCTCTGTAAATGGTGAAGATTATATTGCAAGTATTGTTGATGGTAAAGCTACTAAAATAATTTCTAATCTTAAAGCTGGCAGTTATGATGTGACTGTTAAATATGATGGGGATAATAATTATAATGGTGCTTCTAGTGCTGCTAAATTTGTAGTGTCTAAAGTAAATCCAGTTATAGATGTAATTGCTGATAATATTGTATTTGGTAATGATTTAACTGTTAATGTAGTTTTATCTTCTGATGCTACTGGTGATGTTGTCATAACTGTTAATGGTAAAGATTATACTGTGACAATTATTAATGGTAAAGCAACACAAGCTATTTCTGGTTTGGATGCTGGAGATCACAATATTGTTGTTAAATATATTGGTGATGACAAATACTCTCCTGTAGAAATTACTAAAACAGTAAGTGTAGCTAAAGCAAATCCAGTTCTTGATGTTGTTATTGATGATGTGGATTATAATAATGTATTTACTATTGAAGCAACTTTAAATGGCGTTAACAATGCTAAATTAACTGGTGATGTTATTGTAACTGTTAATGGTAAAGATTACACGGTTAAAGTTGTAGATGGTAAAGGTACATTAGAAGGAATTAATTTACCTGCTGGATCCTATGATTTCACAGCTAAATTTAATGGAAACAACAATTATGATCCGGTTATTGATTCAAGTAACTTTAAAGTTAATAAATTAAATTCAACTATTGATATTTCAGTTGATAATATCAAAGTAGGGGAAAATTTAACTATTGCTGTAACTGTTCCTGTTGATGCAACTGGTGATGTAATTATTACTGTTGATGATGTGGATTATGTTGCAACTATTGTAAATGGTAAAGCTATTAAAGTTGTTTCTAATCTTAAAGCTAATGATTATGTTGTAAATGTTAGATATGATGGAGATAATAATTATAATGCTACTCAAAATGCAACTACTGTATCTGTATCAAAAATATCTGATTATGATATGAGTATTGATATTCTTGAAGATGTTAAAGTTGGAGATGACGTAATTATTATTGTTAATGTACCTAAAGATGCTGCTGGTAAGGTAACTATTGTTGTTGATGGTATTTATTATAGTGCTGTTGTTGATAATGGAATTGCTAAAATTATTGTATCTAATTTAGAGTTAGGTGATCATAGTGTATCTGCTATATTTTCTGATGATAAATATTCACAAAATGAAGTTAATTCAACTATAGTTGTCTCAAAAGTATCTGATTATGATATGAATATCACTATTCCAGAAGTTAAATCAGGATCAGATACAACTATTACAATAGATGTTCCTAATGATGCAACAGGAACTGTAACTGTAGAAATCAATGGTACAAAATATGTTGGAGTTATAAACAATGGTGGTGCTAATGTTACTATTTCTGCATTAGATGTTGGACAATATGATGTTACTGTGACTTATTCTGGTGATGAAAAATATAATTCAATGACCAAAAAAGAAAACATAACTGTAATTCAAAATACTGATGTAAACTTAAATGTTGAAGATATAGTAATGTTCTATCACGACGGAACACGTTTAATAGCTATTTTAACTGATTATTTAGGTAATCCAATAGCTAATGCTACTTTATATTTCACTATTAATGGTCAAACTTATAGTAGAATCACAGATGAAAATGGTAATGCGTCAATTGCCCTTAATTTAATTTCAGGAATATATCAAGCTACAATATCATATAATGGATCTGAAATTTATGGTAATGCATCTAAAAATATTACTGTAACTATTAATTCCACTATTGATGGTCAAAATATTGTTAAAATGTATCAAAACGGAACTCAGTTCTTCGCTACATTTTATGACAACTATGGCAATATATTAGCTAACACTCTTGTTAGATTCAATATTAATGGTGTGTTCTACACACGTACTACTGATGAAAATGGTACTGCTAGATTAGCTATTAATTTAAGACCTGGTGAATATATATTAACTGCTTATAATAATGTATCTGGTGAAGAAAGAGGATTCAATATAACTGTAAAAAGTTTAATTGAAACTGCTGATTTAACTAAATACTTCCAAAATGCTTCTAAATTTGAAGCAACAATCTACAATAAAGATGGAAGCTTAGCAATCGGTAAAGATGTAACTTTCAATATTAATGGTGTGTTCTACACACGTACTACTGATGAAAATGGTATTGCTAGATTAGCTATTAATTTAAGACC